In the genome of Massilia sp. PAMC28688, one region contains:
- the pbpG gene encoding D-alanyl-D-alanine endopeptidase: MKSFLRGLLIAAAVSLATSLSPAVMAKKGAAPAAESARKADAGARKAKPVRRKARPARKYAQRIARMGMLKSSAVLVLDAASGKVLYQKNARRVMPIASVTKLMTALVVLESGLNLREKLTVSDADVDRLKYSSSRLRVGTRLSRNDMLHIALMSSENRAASALGRHYPGGKAAFVRAMNARARALGMKRTRFVEPTGLSSANVSSPEDLAKLTMAAQRQPLIRRFSTDKLHVVAQGRSSTTYRNSNRLIAGGKWRIGIQKTGYISEAGRCMVLHATVGGRAVVMVFLDAHGKFARAQDAARVRTWLAQHAQPRS; encoded by the coding sequence ATGAAGTCATTCCTGCGCGGCTTGCTCATTGCCGCTGCCGTGTCACTTGCCACGTCGCTGTCGCCGGCGGTCATGGCCAAGAAGGGGGCCGCACCCGCGGCCGAGAGTGCGCGCAAGGCCGACGCCGGTGCCCGCAAGGCAAAGCCGGTGCGCCGCAAGGCACGGCCGGCGCGCAAGTATGCCCAGCGCATCGCCCGCATGGGCATGCTCAAGTCGAGCGCCGTGCTGGTGCTGGACGCGGCCAGCGGCAAGGTCCTGTATCAGAAAAACGCGCGCCGGGTCATGCCGATTGCCTCGGTCACCAAGCTCATGACGGCGCTGGTGGTGCTCGAATCGGGCTTGAACCTGCGCGAAAAGCTGACAGTCTCGGACGCGGACGTTGACCGGCTCAAGTATTCGTCCTCGCGCCTGCGCGTGGGCACCCGCCTGAGCCGCAACGACATGCTGCATATCGCCCTGATGAGTTCTGAAAACCGTGCCGCCTCGGCACTGGGCCGCCACTATCCCGGCGGCAAGGCAGCGTTCGTGCGCGCCATGAATGCCCGCGCCCGCGCCCTGGGCATGAAGCGCACCCGTTTCGTGGAGCCGACCGGCCTGTCCAGCGCCAATGTGTCGTCGCCCGAAGACCTGGCCAAGCTGACCATGGCCGCCCAGCGCCAGCCCTTGATCCGCCGCTTTTCCACCGACAAGCTGCACGTAGTGGCGCAGGGGCGCAGTTCCACCACTTACCGCAACTCCAACCGTTTGATCGCCGGTGGCAAGTGGCGCATCGGCATCCAGAAAACGGGCTATATCAGCGAGGCGGGCCGCTGCATGGTGCTCCATGCCACGGTCGGCGGACGCGCCGTCGTCATGGTGTTTCTTGACGCCCATGGCAAGTTTGCCCGCGCGCAAGACGCGGCCAGGGTGCGTACCTGGCTGGCGCAGCATGCCCAGCCGCGATCTTGA
- a CDS encoding TonB-dependent siderophore receptor, with translation MSLYNPGRGPIAFVSVGVLLASHGNAQQPPAAPAKPDASAMARVTVSGTADFDDRKESTVARSVVTQQDIVKFGDSTIEDVLRRVPGVTVGSAAGRSDEIRLRGLAGGYTQILLNGEPVAPGFSIGSISPVSIERIEITRGATADMSAQAIAGTINIVLKQRVAANGREVKAALSGYRDNPSGFLDGQVSGRRGALSYALTGGLSSAKNTFPSIIEQSGVDAAGVPVLQRVSTKVESGRIDTVNLAPRADWKLGADNLSADALLQYRKTRGSVLDSRASLLGVPALYAGNDLQIEMDTTIARSRLSWSRAGGNNARLDVKLGLSYNRRKVVNDFYGFDADGNTVLDEDTDSDAIDRSVSPSGKYRLPYLRDHAIVLGWDSELSQRSENRVQRQQAPAGYPARNLDEQYDARVARLAVFAQDEWQIAPGWSAYLGLRWEGLLTRSQANVHADVSSRSSVVSPALQTVWQLPGSKKDQVRLGLSRTYKAPTTRDLMARRYVANDNTPTTPDFQGNPSLRPELAWGVDLAYEHYLGDAGMISISATARRIDDIILSRMGLVNNVWVSTPENNGDASTRGVEMEGKLSLAKLNKAFPELDLRANIARNWSTVHAVPGPDNRLDKQIEISANVGADYRFRNLPLTLGGNCGWQSGGAVRLSATQSASYSPKRVLDVYGLWKVDARSQWRFTASNLLHQDYAVGANYFDASQRLRQLSVSPSYAVLRVAFEMKI, from the coding sequence ATGTCTTTGTATAATCCAGGTCGGGGGCCAATCGCATTCGTTTCCGTCGGCGTGCTGCTGGCCAGTCATGGGAATGCCCAGCAACCGCCGGCCGCGCCGGCCAAGCCGGACGCCAGTGCCATGGCGCGGGTGACGGTGTCGGGTACGGCCGATTTCGACGACCGCAAGGAAAGCACGGTGGCGCGCAGCGTCGTCACCCAGCAAGATATTGTCAAGTTTGGCGACAGCACGATCGAAGACGTGCTGCGGCGGGTTCCCGGCGTGACCGTGGGCAGCGCGGCCGGGCGCAGCGATGAGATCCGCTTGCGCGGTCTGGCCGGCGGCTATACGCAAATCCTGCTCAATGGCGAGCCGGTCGCACCGGGCTTCTCGATTGGCTCGATTTCCCCGGTCAGCATCGAACGCATCGAAATAACGCGCGGCGCCACGGCCGACATGAGTGCCCAGGCCATCGCTGGTACCATCAACATCGTCCTCAAGCAGCGCGTCGCGGCCAATGGGCGCGAAGTCAAGGCGGCGCTGTCCGGTTACCGGGACAATCCCTCGGGCTTTTTGGACGGACAAGTTTCCGGGCGCCGGGGCGCGCTGTCGTATGCGCTCACGGGCGGCCTGAGCAGCGCTAAAAATACCTTTCCCTCGATCATAGAACAAAGCGGCGTCGATGCTGCCGGCGTCCCGGTGCTGCAGCGAGTCTCCACCAAGGTCGAATCCGGTCGCATCGACACCGTCAACTTGGCGCCGCGCGCCGACTGGAAACTCGGGGCGGACAATCTGAGCGCCGATGCCCTGCTGCAGTACCGCAAAACCCGCGGCAGCGTCCTGGACAGCCGCGCCAGCCTCCTGGGTGTTCCCGCCTTGTACGCCGGCAACGACCTGCAGATCGAGATGGATACTACCATCGCGCGCTCGCGGCTATCCTGGAGCCGGGCCGGAGGCAACAATGCCAGGCTGGACGTCAAGCTGGGCTTGAGCTACAACCGCCGCAAGGTGGTCAACGATTTTTATGGCTTTGACGCGGACGGCAACACCGTGCTCGACGAAGACACCGATTCTGACGCCATCGACCGCAGCGTAAGTCCGAGCGGAAAATACCGCCTGCCGTATCTGCGTGACCATGCCATCGTTCTGGGCTGGGACAGCGAATTGAGTCAGCGCTCTGAAAACCGCGTGCAACGCCAGCAGGCGCCGGCCGGCTACCCCGCCCGCAATCTGGACGAACAGTACGATGCCCGTGTGGCCCGGCTGGCCGTGTTCGCACAGGACGAATGGCAGATAGCGCCCGGCTGGTCGGCCTATCTGGGCCTGCGCTGGGAGGGCTTGCTGACCCGCAGCCAGGCCAATGTGCATGCCGACGTCAGCAGCCGCTCCAGCGTGGTCAGCCCGGCCCTGCAAACGGTCTGGCAACTGCCCGGCAGCAAGAAGGACCAGGTTCGCCTTGGACTGAGCCGCACCTACAAGGCGCCCACTACGCGCGACCTGATGGCGCGCCGCTATGTGGCCAACGACAACACACCCACCACCCCCGATTTCCAGGGTAATCCATCGCTGCGCCCTGAGCTGGCGTGGGGTGTCGATCTGGCCTACGAACATTATCTGGGCGATGCCGGCATGATCAGTATCAGTGCCACCGCCAGGCGCATCGACGACATCATCCTGTCGCGCATGGGATTGGTAAACAACGTATGGGTGTCGACTCCGGAGAACAATGGCGACGCCAGTACCCGCGGTGTGGAAATGGAAGGCAAGCTCAGCCTGGCCAAACTCAATAAAGCATTTCCCGAACTGGACTTGCGCGCCAATATCGCGCGCAACTGGTCGACCGTGCATGCCGTGCCCGGACCGGATAACCGGCTTGATAAACAAATCGAAATCAGCGCCAATGTCGGCGCCGACTATCGGTTTCGGAATCTTCCTTTGACATTGGGCGGCAATTGCGGCTGGCAAAGCGGCGGCGCGGTGCGGCTGTCGGCCACCCAAAGCGCCAGCTACAGCCCGAAACGGGTGCTCGATGTGTACGGTTTATGGAAGGTCGACGCCCGTTCCCAGTGGCGCTTTACCGCGTCCAATCTGCTGCACCAGGACTATGCGGTGGGCGCGAATTACTTTGACGCGAGCCAGCGCCTGCGTCAGCTCAGCGTCAGCCCAAGCTATGCCGTGCTGCGGGTTGCCTTTGAAATGAAGATTTGA
- a CDS encoding alpha-ketoglutarate-dependent dioxygenase AlkB, giving the protein MFAKKKALACAEDSGQPGAGGAGAPMLDLFATGESLLPIPLPDGELFMMEQLPLQLDNDAILAQLIDETAWRADSITVLGKRFLQPRLTSWQGAADYTYSGVMMPAGPCSPLVQQIQSVVENVTGLCFNSVLLNYYRDGRDSIGMHSDDEPELGPEPAIASVSFGDTRTFVLKHKRTSQMVKLDLTAGSLLLMCGRTQANWQHGINKTTRPVGPRLNVVTCI; this is encoded by the coding sequence ATGTTTGCGAAGAAAAAAGCGTTGGCATGCGCGGAAGACAGTGGTCAACCAGGGGCGGGTGGAGCGGGGGCGCCGATGCTCGATCTGTTTGCTACGGGGGAGTCCTTACTTCCCATTCCACTTCCGGATGGCGAGTTGTTCATGATGGAGCAGTTGCCGCTTCAGCTCGACAACGACGCGATCTTGGCTCAGCTGATCGACGAGACAGCGTGGCGCGCCGACTCCATCACTGTGTTGGGCAAGCGGTTCCTTCAGCCGCGTTTGACATCGTGGCAAGGCGCAGCCGATTACACATATTCGGGGGTGATGATGCCGGCTGGGCCGTGCTCACCCTTGGTGCAGCAAATACAGTCTGTTGTGGAGAATGTCACCGGCCTTTGTTTCAACAGCGTGCTGCTCAACTACTACCGCGATGGTCGCGACAGCATAGGCATGCACAGCGACGACGAACCTGAACTGGGGCCAGAGCCAGCCATCGCGTCCGTGAGCTTCGGCGACACGAGAACGTTTGTTCTGAAACACAAGCGAACCTCGCAGATGGTCAAGCTCGACCTCACGGCCGGGAGTCTGTTACTCATGTGTGGCCGCACGCAGGCCAACTGGCAGCACGGGATCAACAAAACGACACGGCCCGTGGGGCCACGTCTAAATGTAGTGACCTGCATTTGA
- a CDS encoding IS481 family transposase, producing the protein MPVESLLQLRQRLDRLPHKSPERAAQVRAMSELYGISTTSVYRALKDFLKPRVIHRTDHGKPRVLPKSELERYCELVAALKLRTTNKQGRHLSTKRAIELLEEYGVETAQGLVRSPQGVLTRSTVNQYLTLWHLDQPRLRRQPPAVRFQAEHSNDCWQFDMSPSDLKRIDKPDWIEPGKGEPTLMLYSVVDDRSGVAYQEYRCVYGEDAESALRFLFNAMAAKADPEYPFQGRPLMIYLDNGPVAKSRVFQNVMHALGIEWMTHIPAGKDGERVTARSKGKVERPFRTVKEAHETLYHFHKPETEQQANEWLLRYLMRYIRQDHRSEQHSRIEDWLANFPSGGIREMCAWEQYCRFAREPERRRVGVDARVLVEGTSYEVEPDMAGEYVLLLWGLFDNELYVEYEGVRTGPYYPVAGPIPLNRYRAFKRGAADVRADRIRTLADQLQLPIEALAGKELHLAPLNLPGELPIQPFDAEAHEFHFANVIAAKLAIADELARPLAKLSQDDRAVIDQVLSETLTRSIVLARIRDYFRNKKTGEDHAS; encoded by the coding sequence ATCCCGGTCGAATCGCTGCTGCAATTGCGGCAGCGGCTTGACCGTCTGCCTCACAAAAGTCCGGAGCGTGCGGCCCAGGTGCGCGCCATGTCCGAACTGTACGGCATCTCCACCACGTCCGTGTATCGCGCCCTGAAGGATTTTCTGAAGCCACGCGTAATCCATCGCACCGATCACGGCAAGCCGCGCGTGCTGCCGAAATCCGAACTGGAGAGGTATTGCGAACTAGTTGCGGCCCTCAAGCTGCGCACCACCAACAAGCAGGGCCGCCACCTGTCCACGAAGCGCGCCATCGAGCTGTTAGAGGAATATGGTGTCGAGACAGCGCAGGGGCTGGTACGCTCGCCACAAGGCGTGCTTACGCGCAGCACGGTCAACCAGTACCTCACACTTTGGCACCTCGACCAGCCGCGTCTACGCCGGCAACCGCCAGCTGTGCGCTTCCAGGCCGAGCACAGCAACGACTGCTGGCAATTCGACATGTCGCCGTCCGACCTCAAACGGATCGACAAGCCGGACTGGATCGAACCTGGCAAGGGCGAGCCGACGCTGATGCTGTACAGCGTCGTGGACGACCGCAGCGGCGTGGCCTACCAGGAGTATCGCTGTGTCTATGGCGAGGATGCGGAGTCGGCGCTGCGGTTCCTTTTCAACGCGATGGCGGCGAAGGCCGACCCCGAATACCCGTTCCAGGGGCGGCCACTGATGATCTACCTGGACAACGGCCCTGTCGCCAAGAGCCGCGTATTCCAGAATGTGATGCACGCGCTGGGCATCGAGTGGATGACACACATCCCTGCCGGCAAAGACGGCGAGCGGGTCACTGCGCGCTCCAAGGGGAAAGTCGAGCGACCGTTCCGCACGGTGAAGGAAGCACACGAGACCCTGTACCATTTTCACAAGCCGGAAACCGAGCAACAGGCCAACGAATGGCTGTTGCGCTACCTGATGCGCTACATTCGCCAGGATCATCGCTCCGAGCAGCATTCGCGCATCGAGGACTGGCTCGCCAACTTCCCGAGCGGCGGCATCCGGGAGATGTGCGCCTGGGAGCAGTACTGCCGCTTCGCCCGTGAGCCAGAGCGGCGCCGGGTGGGCGTAGACGCGCGCGTGTTGGTCGAGGGCACCAGCTATGAAGTCGAGCCGGACATGGCCGGCGAATATGTGCTGCTGCTGTGGGGGCTGTTCGACAACGAACTGTACGTCGAGTACGAAGGCGTGCGCACTGGCCCCTACTACCCGGTCGCCGGCCCGATCCCGTTGAACCGCTATCGCGCCTTCAAGCGCGGCGCGGCCGACGTGCGCGCCGACCGTATCCGCACTCTGGCCGACCAGCTCCAGCTGCCCATCGAGGCGCTGGCCGGCAAGGAGCTGCACTTGGCTCCACTAAATCTACCAGGCGAATTACCGATCCAGCCCTTCGACGCCGAGGCGCACGAATTTCATTTTGCGAACGTCATCGCCGCCAAGCTGGCGATTGCGGACGAGCTGGCCAGGCCGTTGGCCAAGCTGTCGCAGGATGATCGCGCCGTCATCGACCAGGTGCTGAGCGAGACGCTGACGCGCAGCATCGTGCTCGCGCGCATACGAGATTATTTCCGAAACAAGAAGACTGGAGAGGACCATGCGAGTTGA
- a CDS encoding recombinase family protein, translating to MLIGYARVSTDDQNLDLQRDALQAAGCERVFEDMVSGARADRSGLATLMSMLRAGDTVVIWRLDRLGRSLKNLIELVERLEATKVGLRSLQENIDTTSSGGKLVFHLFGALAEFERNLIRERTQAGLVAARARGRMGGRPKRLDPAKLALALKLHRERNHTVEEICKMMGISKSTLYNYLDKAESDGGRVA from the coding sequence ATGCTGATCGGCTACGCCCGTGTATCCACCGACGACCAGAACCTGGACTTGCAGCGCGATGCGTTGCAAGCGGCTGGCTGCGAGCGGGTCTTTGAGGACATGGTGAGCGGCGCGAGGGCGGACCGCTCCGGGCTGGCCACCCTCATGAGCATGCTGCGTGCCGGCGACACGGTGGTCATCTGGCGGCTGGATCGGCTGGGCCGGTCGCTCAAGAACCTGATCGAGCTGGTGGAGCGACTGGAGGCCACCAAGGTCGGGCTGCGCAGCCTGCAAGAAAATATCGACACCACGTCGAGCGGCGGTAAGCTGGTCTTTCACCTGTTCGGCGCACTGGCCGAGTTCGAGCGCAACCTGATCCGCGAACGGACACAGGCCGGACTGGTTGCGGCGCGCGCGCGCGGCCGCATGGGCGGGCGGCCGAAGCGACTAGACCCGGCCAAGCTCGCGCTTGCCCTTAAACTGCACCGGGAGCGGAATCATACCGTTGAAGAAATCTGCAAGATGATGGGAATTTCAAAATCCACGCTCTACAACTATCTCGACAAGGCTGAGAGCGATGGCGGCCGGGTGGCGTAA
- a CDS encoding S9 family peptidase: MKIPSSALLAASLLAGSVSFAEDIKSVSEAKVTGASIHDNRSLEHASTASNPFRSAPCETGIFRMNKATFVAITKADRGFDYTFSDGIVGNTQHANALVECGQGAVLVGAKQTWPKVAVAESNTRFESNGVMLAGRLMEPPGAGKNTPLVIYAHGSEDGGWIDRGRDPYQMLGRGVSVFVYDKRGTGLSEGEYTQNFPRLSDDLVAASREAKRLAEGRFGRFGLIGLSQGGWIAPLAAVSAKAEFLGIGYGLVVDIAEQDAAQVTKELRDRGYGDDILAKAKAATDITGRLVRSGYKEGLDELAEFQNKFGKEVWFPFVKGGYTGVYLSMSVDDLRKNGVPQLDKLGVDWSQNPMQVLKNVDVPHMWALADEDRQAPIALTVERLSNLRKKGQDISMYIFPDTDHGMWNYEQAADFSRKHTRITTGFYDLMADWAKGKLGGKYGKAYRR; this comes from the coding sequence ATGAAAATACCGTCGTCCGCCCTGTTAGCCGCATCCCTGCTGGCAGGTTCCGTCTCCTTCGCCGAGGATATTAAGAGCGTGTCAGAGGCCAAGGTGACTGGCGCATCAATTCACGATAATAGATCGCTTGAACATGCAAGCACCGCGTCTAACCCATTTAGATCAGCTCCTTGTGAGACGGGTATTTTCCGAATGAATAAGGCGACATTCGTCGCTATTACTAAAGCGGACAGAGGATTTGACTATACTTTTAGCGACGGGATTGTCGGCAACACGCAGCATGCCAACGCGCTGGTCGAGTGTGGACAAGGTGCGGTTCTTGTTGGCGCAAAGCAGACCTGGCCAAAAGTTGCCGTTGCTGAATCGAATACGCGATTCGAGTCAAACGGCGTCATGCTCGCCGGCCGCTTGATGGAACCCCCGGGCGCGGGAAAGAACACGCCACTTGTCATCTACGCACATGGTTCGGAAGATGGCGGCTGGATTGATCGCGGGCGCGATCCCTACCAAATGTTGGGACGGGGTGTCTCGGTGTTCGTCTATGACAAGCGCGGCACTGGCCTTTCCGAGGGAGAATATACGCAGAACTTTCCGCGCCTGTCCGATGACCTAGTAGCGGCGTCGCGCGAAGCAAAACGGCTGGCGGAGGGCCGCTTCGGTCGTTTCGGACTGATCGGCTTGAGCCAAGGTGGGTGGATCGCCCCGCTCGCGGCGGTGAGTGCCAAGGCAGAGTTTCTCGGCATCGGCTACGGCTTGGTCGTTGACATCGCAGAACAAGATGCTGCTCAAGTCACGAAGGAATTGCGGGATCGCGGCTATGGCGACGACATCCTTGCCAAGGCCAAGGCGGCGACGGATATAACGGGACGACTGGTGAGGTCTGGATACAAGGAGGGCCTGGACGAGCTTGCAGAATTCCAGAATAAATTCGGAAAAGAAGTTTGGTTTCCTTTTGTAAAGGGTGGGTACACCGGCGTATACTTGAGTATGTCCGTGGATGATCTGCGAAAAAATGGCGTACCGCAATTAGATAAGCTGGGTGTCGACTGGTCGCAAAATCCCATGCAAGTCCTAAAAAATGTCGATGTGCCGCACATGTGGGCATTGGCAGATGAAGACCGGCAAGCCCCTATTGCGCTGACCGTAGAGCGGCTGTCGAATTTGCGTAAAAAAGGTCAGGACATCTCAATGTATATCTTCCCCGATACAGACCACGGCATGTGGAATTACGAGCAAGCGGCCGATTTTTCGCGCAAGCATACTCGTATTACTACGGGCTTTTACGATCTGATGGCTGACTGGGCAAAAGGCAAACTCGGCGGAAAGTACGGGAAGGCGTATCGCAGATAG
- a CDS encoding ExeA family protein gives MRVEVMQYYGLTQPLSQAGYYETDHHKQLIKDIKGATLEGRLIAVCGVVGSGKTVTLRRLQQILKDENRVAVAKSLSVEKHSIKLATLISTLYYDLTQDKQVQIPKQSEKRERELQEIVKKGKRPVALFVDEAHDLNGHTLIGLKRLMEVVEDAGGRLSVILAGHPKLRNDLRRPTMEEIGYRTDIFTLDGIAGSQREYILWLLGASSAPNTDPESILNGEAIDILATKLRTPLQVQLHLTLALEAGYQTGEKPVTAALVETVLSRQLDDLEPTLTRHGYRLKDMVEQFDAKPAEIRALFNNKLEPARTAELRDRMLAAGLPI, from the coding sequence ATGCGAGTTGAAGTGATGCAGTACTACGGGCTGACGCAGCCGCTTAGCCAGGCCGGCTACTACGAAACCGACCACCACAAGCAGCTTATCAAGGACATCAAGGGCGCTACCCTTGAGGGACGGCTGATCGCCGTCTGCGGTGTTGTCGGCAGCGGCAAGACAGTCACGCTGCGCCGCCTCCAGCAGATTTTGAAAGACGAAAACCGCGTGGCTGTCGCCAAGTCACTGTCGGTGGAAAAGCACAGCATCAAACTGGCCACCTTGATCTCCACCCTCTACTACGACCTGACGCAGGACAAACAAGTGCAAATTCCCAAGCAGAGCGAGAAGCGCGAGCGGGAATTGCAGGAGATCGTCAAGAAGGGGAAGCGGCCCGTGGCGCTGTTCGTCGACGAGGCGCACGACCTGAACGGCCACACCCTCATCGGCCTCAAGCGCCTGATGGAAGTGGTCGAGGATGCAGGCGGCCGGCTGTCGGTGATTCTGGCCGGCCATCCGAAGCTGCGCAACGACCTGCGCCGCCCGACCATGGAGGAAATCGGCTACCGCACCGACATCTTCACGCTCGATGGCATCGCCGGCAGCCAGCGCGAATACATCCTGTGGCTGCTTGGTGCCAGCTCGGCCCCGAACACCGATCCCGAGTCGATCCTGAACGGCGAGGCCATCGATATCCTGGCCACCAAGCTGCGCACACCGCTGCAAGTCCAACTGCACCTGACACTGGCACTCGAAGCGGGCTACCAGACGGGCGAGAAGCCTGTCACGGCCGCGCTGGTGGAAACCGTGCTGTCTCGCCAGCTTGACGATCTGGAGCCCACCCTGACCCGCCACGGGTACAGGCTGAAGGACATGGTCGAACAGTTCGACGCCAAGCCGGCGGAAATCCGTGCGCTGTTCAACAACAAACTCGAACCGGCGCGCACTGCGGAGCTGCGTGACCGGATGCTTGCCGCTGGCCTGCCCATCTGA